A genomic window from Halomonas sp. LR3S48 includes:
- a CDS encoding AAA family ATPase: MQDASVTEHNSDDGDHLALFGQFSLALGDDVLTQFSYDKVKALLVYLLLHHQPVNRASLAELLWPDQGLSSGRTNLRHALHCLRQSLGEEAERVLVVSRQTIAFRRPDGWRFDLHELQQLLEGAQDVATLEQLLRRYRGDLVEELQLPACTEFQRWLVQLRNEWRQRVIRFAEGVLERNDEVPDALLQTLVSRFSGYGPFHERLVRQLAEQGQLAAAHEQYNAYLQLLALSGQQPEPNFLQLARYWSDGNPDLQSLSPQGAFSRTLAAGSSPLREDEIEQRQLSVMAIRLRVKGEFSARDEIRACLSLQIELMRWLEQQCHHLGGFWLPGATGGLGLACFGTHGPAHQLAELVALYEHCRRVLPDEVARHWSGEDEAPRIELAAGLNSGRVVYLPERQLVDPLGQVTQGSLDLMCAAEGSELVISQEASQHMPPALDLQPRLSSRLVASDGRVRLRALVLGHNEGGRDAMPPSLVGREASLRVLRDALARAGIGLRQSVLVRGASGMGKSALMVGFRQLELSRDAAICWQPTTRLSVLEPYGVARALLRWRLDGKLDKQGLEDLIGQCGLALSPDQLDLLGEALGVKESPEVAQLAKNGEAVDLVVALLCKAIERQAAERTQVLMIDDLQWLDEPSFRVLAGLQARLPINCAFLLVASHHGRETLPTRLHWDQQVTLSHLDAMQSSRLLSQLARRYRLHLSPRLRGQIIERCDGVPLYMQEICRRLEMDRREGRSVQLDELPRGLLGLLAGRIDQLDGDREVAHVAAVLGRRFRLDFLAECSGWEMAQLNRALEQMRRLEIIEPAGGEGGCREYQFSHQLLQEAAYLSCPRDVRVRIHRQVVSLIEERFPMWIGRHPGDFATHLRRSGHYARGARYFELAAREALKVSANRTALKMADFGLASLRHVENQAEREISLLTVRGQAAFALEGHGSPTAHESFVRARELLVENGGCHAEDAEDLEQAFLVKWGLWVGCSQRHAHADAFSLAASLASIAGRLEDPRYQRLADYARANCEYWAGRIRQAFEHLDEIAPLEQPMIIEWLPFSEHPQVAAACFQGWAICLRGDYRRAEQQVEAAIRLAERIGHPGSLAMALLFAAALYRQLGHVHLAARRAEQAVALTETPDLHLWQVSAQAILGWRRALSGDRDGLKMMELAQEELGEITGRDRYHRPTLWYSDACLALDELSHAEDYLDQCLMIARERSTLFVSELAVQLARVRDRLGRPKEEVRLLVEQALECARLHENRHQELCALEAWLTLIDNQDEVVREQFRSLLDSVSHSDAPVLIRWRMLLERQLPQVSSPEGRVAVGNG; this comes from the coding sequence ATGCAGGACGCTTCAGTAACCGAGCATAACAGTGACGATGGCGATCATCTGGCGCTGTTCGGCCAGTTCTCGCTGGCATTGGGTGATGATGTACTGACCCAGTTCAGCTATGACAAGGTCAAGGCGCTGCTGGTCTATCTGCTGTTGCACCACCAGCCGGTCAACCGAGCCAGTCTGGCCGAGCTGCTGTGGCCCGATCAGGGGCTCTCCTCCGGACGCACCAACCTGCGCCACGCGCTTCACTGCCTGCGACAGTCGCTGGGTGAGGAAGCCGAGCGCGTGCTGGTCGTTTCACGCCAGACCATTGCCTTCCGGCGGCCCGATGGTTGGCGCTTCGATCTGCACGAACTCCAGCAGCTGCTGGAGGGCGCGCAGGACGTGGCGACCCTCGAGCAGCTCCTGCGGCGCTACCGTGGCGACCTGGTGGAAGAGCTGCAGTTGCCGGCCTGCACCGAGTTCCAGCGTTGGCTGGTGCAACTGCGCAACGAGTGGCGCCAGCGCGTGATCCGCTTTGCCGAAGGTGTGCTCGAGCGCAACGACGAGGTACCGGACGCGCTGCTGCAGACCCTGGTGAGTCGTTTCTCCGGCTATGGGCCGTTCCATGAGCGCCTGGTGCGGCAGCTCGCCGAGCAGGGCCAACTGGCCGCCGCCCACGAGCAGTACAACGCCTACTTGCAGTTGCTGGCGCTCTCCGGCCAGCAGCCCGAGCCCAATTTCCTGCAGCTGGCGCGCTACTGGTCGGATGGCAACCCCGACCTGCAGAGCCTGTCGCCGCAGGGTGCCTTCTCGCGCACCTTGGCGGCCGGAAGTTCACCGCTGCGCGAGGACGAGATCGAGCAGCGCCAGCTATCGGTGATGGCCATTCGCCTGCGCGTCAAGGGTGAGTTCTCGGCCCGTGACGAGATCCGTGCCTGCCTGTCGCTGCAGATCGAACTGATGCGCTGGCTGGAGCAGCAGTGCCATCATCTGGGCGGTTTCTGGTTGCCCGGGGCGACCGGTGGCCTGGGGCTGGCCTGTTTCGGTACTCATGGCCCGGCACACCAGTTGGCCGAGCTGGTGGCGCTCTATGAACATTGCCGGCGTGTGCTGCCCGACGAAGTGGCGCGCCATTGGAGCGGTGAGGACGAGGCCCCACGCATCGAGTTGGCGGCCGGTCTCAACAGTGGTCGTGTCGTCTACTTACCCGAGCGCCAATTGGTCGATCCGCTGGGGCAAGTGACCCAGGGCTCGCTGGATTTGATGTGTGCTGCCGAAGGCAGCGAGCTGGTCATCTCTCAGGAGGCCAGCCAGCACATGCCGCCGGCGCTGGACCTGCAGCCGCGTCTCTCCTCGCGGCTGGTGGCGAGCGACGGCCGCGTGCGGCTGCGTGCACTGGTGCTGGGGCACAACGAAGGCGGTCGTGATGCCATGCCGCCGAGTCTGGTCGGTCGCGAGGCATCGCTGCGTGTACTGCGCGATGCCTTGGCGCGCGCCGGCATCGGCCTGCGTCAGAGCGTGCTAGTGAGGGGCGCTTCCGGCATGGGCAAGTCGGCCCTGATGGTCGGATTCCGTCAGCTCGAGCTGAGCCGCGACGCCGCCATCTGTTGGCAGCCCACCACTCGCCTGTCGGTATTGGAGCCCTATGGCGTTGCACGAGCTCTGCTGCGCTGGCGGCTCGATGGCAAGCTCGACAAGCAAGGGCTCGAGGACTTGATCGGGCAATGCGGGCTCGCGCTGAGTCCGGATCAGTTGGACTTGCTGGGGGAGGCGCTGGGCGTCAAGGAATCGCCCGAAGTGGCGCAACTGGCCAAGAACGGCGAGGCAGTGGACCTGGTGGTGGCACTGCTTTGCAAGGCCATCGAACGGCAGGCCGCCGAGCGTACCCAGGTGCTGATGATCGACGACCTGCAATGGCTCGATGAACCATCGTTTCGTGTCCTGGCGGGCCTGCAGGCGCGTCTGCCGATCAACTGCGCTTTCCTGCTGGTGGCTAGCCATCATGGTCGTGAGACCCTGCCCACACGTCTGCACTGGGACCAGCAGGTCACCCTGAGCCATCTCGATGCGATGCAGTCGTCTCGGCTATTGTCGCAACTGGCCAGGCGCTACCGGCTGCACCTCAGCCCGCGCCTGCGCGGCCAGATCATCGAACGCTGCGACGGCGTGCCGCTCTACATGCAGGAGATCTGCCGGCGTCTGGAGATGGATCGCCGTGAAGGGCGTAGCGTGCAGCTCGATGAGCTGCCCAGAGGATTGCTCGGGCTGCTTGCCGGGCGTATCGACCAGCTCGATGGCGACCGTGAGGTCGCGCACGTGGCCGCGGTGCTGGGGCGTCGTTTTCGTCTCGACTTCCTGGCCGAATGCAGCGGCTGGGAAATGGCCCAGCTCAACCGCGCCCTGGAGCAGATGCGACGGCTCGAGATCATCGAGCCTGCCGGGGGCGAGGGCGGCTGCCGCGAATATCAGTTCAGTCACCAGCTCCTGCAGGAGGCCGCTTATCTTTCCTGTCCCCGTGACGTGCGGGTGCGTATCCATCGTCAGGTCGTCAGCCTGATCGAGGAGCGTTTCCCGATGTGGATCGGCCGGCATCCGGGCGATTTTGCTACCCACCTGCGGCGCAGCGGGCACTATGCTCGCGGCGCACGCTACTTCGAGCTGGCGGCACGCGAGGCGCTCAAGGTCAGCGCCAACCGCACCGCGCTGAAGATGGCCGATTTCGGCCTGGCCAGCCTTCGTCACGTCGAGAACCAGGCGGAGCGCGAGATCAGCTTATTGACCGTGCGCGGTCAGGCCGCCTTCGCCCTCGAGGGGCACGGTTCGCCTACCGCACATGAAAGCTTCGTACGCGCCCGCGAGCTGCTGGTGGAAAACGGGGGCTGTCATGCCGAGGACGCCGAAGACCTCGAACAGGCCTTTCTGGTCAAGTGGGGGCTGTGGGTAGGTTGCAGCCAGCGCCATGCCCATGCCGATGCCTTCTCGCTCGCCGCCAGCCTGGCTTCCATTGCCGGTCGGCTCGAGGATCCACGCTATCAGCGGCTGGCCGACTACGCCCGGGCCAACTGTGAGTACTGGGCGGGACGCATCCGGCAGGCATTTGAGCACCTCGACGAGATCGCGCCGCTGGAACAGCCGATGATCATCGAGTGGCTGCCGTTCTCCGAGCACCCCCAGGTGGCCGCGGCCTGTTTCCAGGGCTGGGCCATCTGTCTGCGCGGCGACTACCGGCGTGCCGAGCAGCAGGTCGAGGCGGCGATCCGCCTGGCCGAGCGCATCGGCCATCCCGGATCGCTGGCCATGGCGCTGCTGTTTGCCGCTGCGCTCTATCGTCAGCTCGGCCATGTTCACTTGGCGGCCAGGCGTGCCGAACAGGCCGTTGCCCTGACCGAGACTCCCGATCTGCATCTATGGCAGGTGTCGGCGCAGGCTATCCTCGGTTGGCGTCGCGCACTCTCCGGCGATCGAGATGGCCTGAAAATGATGGAGCTGGCTCAGGAGGAGCTGGGCGAGATCACCGGCCGCGACCGCTATCATCGCCCGACGCTATGGTACAGCGATGCCTGCCTGGCGCTCGACGAGCTCAGTCATGCCGAGGATTATCTGGATCAGTGCCTGATGATAGCCCGCGAGCGCAGTACGCTGTTCGTCTCCGAACTGGCGGTACAGCTCGCCCGTGTCCGCGATCGGTTGGGCCGGCCCAAGGAGGAGGTGCGGTTACTGGTCGAGCAGGCGCTGGAGTGTGCGCGTCTGCACGAGAACCGGCATCAGGAGCTGTGTGCACTCGAGGCATGGCTGACGCTGATCGACAACCAGGATGAAGTCGTGCGCGAACAGTTCCGCAGCCTGCTCGACAGCGTGAGCCACAGCGATGCCCCGGTGCTGATTCGCTGGCGCATGTTGCTCGAGCGTCAACTTCCTCAAGTGAGCAGTCCGGAAGGGCGCGTGGCCGTCGGCAACGGCTAG
- a CDS encoding YkgJ family cysteine cluster protein: MSTDTARRECTKSTPAPAGCRPGCGACCIAPSISSPIPGMPHGKPAGERCVQLDTNNLCRLFGDARRPKVCGQFAFDPELCGNNRSEALERIALLESGTLSAED; the protein is encoded by the coding sequence GTGAGCACCGATACCGCACGCCGGGAATGCACGAAGAGTACGCCCGCACCAGCGGGCTGCCGTCCGGGCTGTGGCGCCTGCTGCATCGCCCCATCGATCAGCTCGCCGATACCCGGCATGCCCCACGGCAAGCCGGCCGGAGAACGCTGTGTGCAGCTCGACACGAACAACCTTTGTCGCCTGTTTGGTGATGCGCGCCGCCCCAAGGTATGCGGACAATTCGCTTTCGACCCCGAGCTATGCGGCAACAACCGCTCCGAGGCACTGGAGCGAATCGCCCTCCTGGAGAGCGGCACGCTCAGCGCAGAAGACTAG
- the queC gene encoding 7-cyano-7-deazaguanine synthase QueC, producing MPNASSNATVVIYSGGMDSFTVLHRALREGREVHALSFDYGQRHVRELEVAARVCGMLDIPHQVVDIRAIHGLIDNSALTDASRDMPEGDYGEENLTATVVPNRNMVLLSLAIAKAVNIGAGRVDYGAHGGDHVLYPDCRPEFVDAMNRVAGIANFEPVEIHAPYLRSSKAEILANGLAMGLDYADTWTCYRGEALACGRCGSCRERLAAFAANGAVDPLGYSPQPDAAAIQRPDTHTGGASEGDG from the coding sequence ATGCCCAATGCTTCCTCCAACGCCACCGTGGTGATCTACTCCGGCGGCATGGATTCCTTCACCGTCCTGCACCGCGCCCTGCGCGAGGGGCGCGAGGTTCACGCACTCTCCTTCGACTATGGCCAGCGTCACGTCCGCGAACTCGAAGTGGCCGCCAGGGTCTGTGGCATGCTCGACATACCGCACCAGGTGGTCGACATCCGCGCGATTCACGGCCTGATCGACAACTCGGCGCTGACCGATGCCAGCCGCGACATGCCGGAAGGCGACTACGGCGAGGAGAACCTCACCGCCACGGTAGTGCCCAACCGCAACATGGTGCTGCTGTCGCTGGCCATCGCCAAGGCGGTGAACATCGGCGCAGGAAGGGTCGATTACGGCGCCCACGGTGGCGACCACGTGCTCTACCCCGACTGTCGCCCCGAATTCGTCGACGCCATGAACAGGGTGGCGGGCATCGCCAACTTCGAGCCGGTCGAGATCCATGCGCCCTACCTGCGCTCCAGCAAGGCGGAGATACTCGCCAATGGCCTGGCCATGGGGCTCGACTACGCCGATACCTGGACCTGCTATCGTGGCGAGGCGCTTGCCTGCGGCCGCTGCGGCAGCTGTCGTGAGCGGCTCGCGGCCTTTGCCGCCAATGGCGCGGTGGATCCTCTCGGCTATTCACCGCAGCCCGATGCTGCCGCCATACAGCGGCCCGATACCCATACCGGCGGCGCATCGGAAGGTGACGGCTGA
- a CDS encoding asparaginase yields MNESPLADRPVLVLYTGGTLGMVPSAEGLSPGGNIEARLRQALGGLPPSRQAQLPRFIVRSIDAPIDSSAADPRDWQWLGETIARCVSEHAGIVVLHGTDTLSWTASSLAYQLQGLDRPVVVTGAMHPLEAEGSDALGNIELALRYAAKPELQEVAVAFAGRLLRGARTRKTHSEADDAFASPNYPVLGERVDDDVVLYPGRGLEAQQRGAPRFELPDYSTLADGGVVRIVLWPGIQAWQLDAWLSDDRVRGALLEVWGGGNVPPAPELIGVLARASGEGKLVAAISQCPIGGIAPGHYAAGQGLLQAGVLSGDAMTPEAAMTKLVHLLAQPLDEQERRRRFLTPLVGER; encoded by the coding sequence ATGAACGAGTCTCCCTTAGCCGATCGCCCCGTGCTGGTGCTCTACACCGGTGGCACCCTGGGCATGGTGCCCAGTGCCGAGGGGCTGTCCCCGGGAGGCAATATCGAGGCACGGCTCAGACAAGCCCTGGGCGGCTTGCCCCCAAGTCGCCAGGCGCAGCTACCACGGTTCATCGTCCGGTCCATCGACGCCCCAATCGACTCCAGCGCGGCCGATCCTCGCGACTGGCAGTGGCTGGGAGAGACCATTGCCAGGTGTGTGAGCGAGCATGCCGGTATCGTCGTCCTGCATGGGACCGACACGCTTTCGTGGACCGCTTCGAGCCTTGCCTACCAGCTCCAGGGGCTGGATCGTCCCGTGGTCGTCACCGGCGCCATGCATCCCCTCGAAGCCGAAGGCAGCGACGCACTCGGCAACATCGAACTGGCCCTGCGCTACGCCGCCAAGCCGGAACTGCAGGAAGTCGCCGTGGCCTTTGCCGGGCGACTGCTGCGCGGCGCTCGCACGCGCAAGACCCATAGCGAAGCCGACGATGCCTTTGCCAGCCCCAACTACCCGGTGCTGGGCGAGCGTGTCGACGATGACGTGGTTCTTTACCCCGGCCGTGGGCTCGAGGCTCAGCAGCGTGGGGCACCGCGCTTCGAACTGCCGGATTACTCGACGTTGGCCGACGGCGGCGTGGTCAGAATCGTACTCTGGCCCGGGATCCAGGCCTGGCAGTTGGACGCCTGGCTCAGCGACGACCGCGTCCGCGGCGCGCTGCTCGAGGTCTGGGGTGGAGGCAATGTCCCACCTGCCCCCGAGCTGATCGGCGTGCTGGCCAGGGCCAGCGGTGAGGGCAAGCTGGTCGCCGCGATCAGCCAGTGCCCTATCGGCGGCATCGCCCCCGGCCATTACGCTGCCGGACAGGGGCTGCTGCAGGCCGGCGTCCTTTCAGGTGACGCCATGACCCCGGAGGCCGCCATGACCAAGCTTGTCCATCTCCTCGCTCAGCCACTGGACGAGCAGGAGCGCCGCCGCCGCTTCCTCACCCCACTGGTGGGAGAGCGCTGA
- the yegQ gene encoding tRNA 5-hydroxyuridine modification protein YegQ — protein sequence MKAPELLSPAGTFKNMRYAFAYGADAVYAGQPRYSLRVRNNDFKLDNLHRGIAYAHERGRQFYVASNIAPHNSKLKTYLRDMEPVIEAGPDALIMSDPGLIMMIRERWPDQVIHLSVQSNVVNWAAAKFWYKQGISRIILSRELSLEEIAEIRAECPELEIETFVHGALCIAYSGRCLLSGYFNHRDPNQGTCTNACRWQYNTVAAAQDETGDLVPANSAAAHAASGVWTPGQGGLIASGGGSTTHSTATAGGVEGQDELSALIEDATRPGELMPIFEDEHGTYIMNSKDLRAVQHVPRLTEMGVTSLKIEGRTKSHYYVARTAQVYRRAIDDAVAGRPFDMRLMDELDNLANRGYTEGFYRRHVHDEYQNYERGNSVGVHQQFVGEVIGYDPGRGVLEVDVKNRFEVGDGMELMLPGGNRRFTLEHIENKRGESVQAAPGSGHVVRIPVPGEAISPERIEFALLMRDLKG from the coding sequence ATGAAAGCTCCCGAACTGCTCTCCCCGGCGGGGACGTTCAAGAACATGCGTTATGCCTTCGCCTATGGCGCCGATGCCGTCTATGCCGGCCAGCCGCGCTATTCGCTGCGGGTGCGCAACAACGATTTCAAGCTCGACAACCTGCACCGCGGCATCGCCTACGCCCACGAGCGGGGCAGGCAGTTCTACGTAGCGTCGAACATTGCACCGCATAACAGCAAGCTCAAGACCTACCTGCGCGACATGGAGCCGGTGATCGAGGCCGGCCCCGATGCGTTGATCATGTCCGACCCGGGTCTGATCATGATGATTCGCGAGCGCTGGCCCGACCAGGTGATCCATCTCTCGGTGCAGTCCAACGTGGTCAACTGGGCGGCGGCGAAGTTCTGGTACAAGCAGGGTATCAGCCGCATCATCCTGTCGCGGGAATTGTCGCTGGAGGAGATCGCCGAGATCCGTGCCGAATGCCCCGAACTCGAGATCGAGACCTTCGTCCACGGTGCACTGTGCATTGCCTACTCCGGCCGCTGCCTGCTCTCCGGCTATTTCAATCACCGTGACCCCAACCAGGGCACCTGCACCAACGCCTGCCGCTGGCAGTACAACACCGTGGCCGCGGCCCAGGACGAGACCGGCGATCTGGTGCCGGCCAACTCGGCGGCGGCACATGCGGCAAGCGGCGTGTGGACCCCCGGCCAGGGAGGACTGATCGCCTCGGGCGGCGGCAGTACCACCCACAGCACGGCGACGGCCGGCGGTGTGGAGGGGCAGGACGAGCTTTCCGCCTTGATCGAGGACGCCACCCGGCCGGGCGAGCTGATGCCGATCTTCGAGGACGAGCATGGCACCTACATCATGAACTCGAAGGATCTGCGTGCCGTACAACACGTGCCCAGGCTCACTGAAATGGGCGTGACGTCGCTCAAGATCGAGGGGCGTACCAAGTCGCACTACTACGTGGCGCGTACCGCCCAGGTCTATCGTCGCGCCATCGATGACGCCGTGGCCGGTCGCCCCTTCGACATGCGCCTGATGGACGAACTCGACAACCTGGCCAACCGTGGATACACGGAAGGTTTCTATCGCCGCCACGTCCACGACGAGTACCAGAACTACGAGCGCGGCAACTCGGTCGGTGTGCATCAGCAGTTCGTCGGCGAGGTAATCGGCTACGACCCCGGGCGCGGCGTGCTGGAAGTGGACGTCAAGAACCGCTTCGAGGTGGGCGATGGCATGGAGCTGATGCTGCCCGGCGGCAATCGGCGTTTCACCCTCGAGCACATCGAGAACAAGCGCGGCGAATCGGTGCAGGCGGCGCCGGGCTCGGGCCATGTGGTGCGCATCCCGGTGCCGGGCGAGGCCATTTCACCGGAGCGAATCGAATTCGCGCTGTTGATGCGCGACCTGAAGGGTTAA
- a CDS encoding DUF2789 domain-containing protein, translating into MEHPVHPFSELFEQLGLPADDASIKAFLERHAPLPSTMALYEAPFWNPSQAEFLEAALEEDADWAEVVDHLDTSLRKQ; encoded by the coding sequence ATGGAGCATCCCGTGCATCCCTTCAGCGAACTCTTCGAGCAACTGGGCCTTCCCGCCGATGACGCTTCGATCAAGGCCTTCCTCGAACGACACGCTCCGCTACCCTCGACCATGGCGCTCTACGAGGCCCCCTTCTGGAACCCCTCGCAGGCCGAGTTCCTCGAAGCGGCACTGGAAGAGGATGCCGACTGGGCAGAAGTCGTCGACCATCTCGATACATCGTTGAGGAAGCAATAA
- a CDS encoding GGDEF domain-containing protein — translation MPIDRISVEESSGVAGLANLQLPPLPETLSQRLAECRSLPSLPAAAARVIAMARSAEPCLADYARAIGQDPALTLRLLSMANSASYSRGGNPVSTCLDGVSRIGLDATLAIALSFGLPRPGANAVLDHEYLCQRAIIAATATQELAQNLCPHEAPQLFTTALLQDIGILAFEALDGDDYATHIPGLRQHQKLSEAENERYGCDHALVGAWLAASWGVPGPIAAGIIDSHGPLVDGDPRKLCLRLSCRIADCWLAADSASAFSALLRQLASVASLDIVMLMTVMQELQHRLPSLARLFEITCPPAIDSTHLLAEAKELLFEQNLKMTIRLAEQQRELEALHASHVILDEQHRTDHLTQLANRPWLEKRLEQHFECAKRARQPLSVMFIDLDHFKRINDRFGHRFGDEVLIHFAAALSNMVRESDIAGRYGGEEFLVIMPNTRRQHAGILADRIREYLATQPLAQADGQPLHVTASIGIADMEDGEFESATGLVDAADQAMYSVKHGGRDGVGHYEEPDPST, via the coding sequence ATGCCGATCGATAGGATATCGGTAGAGGAATCATCTGGCGTTGCCGGTCTCGCCAATCTACAACTACCACCCTTGCCCGAAACGCTGAGCCAGCGCCTGGCCGAATGCCGCTCGTTGCCTAGCCTGCCGGCGGCAGCGGCTCGCGTGATCGCCATGGCGCGCTCTGCCGAGCCGTGTCTGGCCGACTATGCCCGCGCCATCGGCCAGGACCCCGCGCTCACCCTGCGACTCCTCTCGATGGCCAATAGCGCCTCGTACTCACGGGGCGGGAACCCGGTCTCCACCTGCCTGGACGGTGTCTCACGCATCGGTCTGGATGCGACCCTGGCGATAGCGCTGAGCTTCGGCCTCCCCCGCCCGGGCGCCAACGCCGTACTCGATCACGAATACCTGTGCCAGCGTGCCATCATCGCAGCCACAGCCACTCAGGAGCTGGCCCAGAACCTCTGCCCGCACGAAGCTCCGCAGCTGTTCACCACCGCGCTGCTGCAGGATATCGGCATCTTGGCCTTCGAGGCCCTGGATGGCGATGACTACGCCACGCATATCCCCGGTCTTCGTCAGCACCAGAAGCTGAGCGAGGCCGAGAACGAGCGCTACGGCTGCGACCACGCCCTGGTCGGCGCCTGGCTGGCGGCCAGCTGGGGAGTGCCCGGCCCCATCGCGGCCGGTATCATCGACAGCCATGGCCCGCTCGTCGACGGCGATCCGCGTAAGCTCTGCCTGCGACTTTCCTGTCGTATCGCCGACTGCTGGCTGGCGGCCGACTCGGCCTCTGCCTTCAGCGCCCTGCTACGCCAGCTTGCCTCGGTCGCATCGCTGGACATCGTCATGCTGATGACGGTAATGCAGGAACTCCAGCATCGCCTGCCCTCGCTGGCCCGCCTGTTCGAGATCACCTGCCCACCGGCCATCGACAGCACCCACTTGCTGGCCGAGGCCAAGGAGCTGCTGTTCGAGCAGAACTTGAAGATGACGATTCGACTCGCCGAGCAACAGCGCGAGCTGGAAGCCTTGCATGCCAGCCACGTCATACTCGACGAGCAGCACCGCACCGACCACCTGACACAACTGGCCAACCGCCCCTGGCTGGAGAAGCGCCTCGAACAGCACTTCGAGTGCGCCAAGCGTGCTCGCCAGCCCCTGTCGGTCATGTTCATCGACCTCGACCATTTCAAGCGCATCAACGACCGCTTCGGGCATCGTTTCGGCGACGAGGTGCTGATCCACTTCGCCGCGGCGCTCAGCAACATGGTCCGCGAAAGCGATATCGCCGGACGTTACGGCGGCGAGGAGTTTCTCGTCATCATGCCCAATACGCGTCGCCAGCATGCCGGTATCCTGGCCGACCGAATCCGCGAATACCTCGCCACCCAACCCTTGGCCCAGGCCGACGGCCAGCCACTTCACGTGACCGCCTCCATCGGCATCGCCGACATGGAAGACGGCGAATTCGAGAGTGCCACCGGCCTGGTCGACGCTGCCGACCAGGCCATGTACAGCGTCAAGCACGGCGGACGTGATGGCGTCGGACACTACGAGGAGCCCGACCCCTCCACCTGA
- a CDS encoding 6-carboxytetrahydropterin synthase, with product MTLFVNRLTQLDASLWCPQRGLIGVSWYVDAELDGELGEDGMLFDFGRVKPWIKSRLDADADHTLLVPTRAPGLSISECSEGICVRTSLPYTLEVRAPRQAFTMLPWQEVTPERLAASLARELMKRPPPRVSDIRLRLRDEVVDGAVYTYSHGLKHHTGNCQRIAHGHRSRLHIWQRGERCPELEAQWAGHLDDRYLVDQADIVDQAEPEIYPSLTSRYRAEQGRFQLRLPRERCIVLDSPTTVEHIAAWLARQIAEETGRSTRVQAFEGIDKGAIAEARP from the coding sequence ATGACCCTATTCGTCAACCGGCTGACCCAGCTCGACGCTTCGCTCTGGTGCCCTCAGCGCGGCCTGATCGGCGTCAGCTGGTACGTCGATGCCGAACTCGACGGCGAGCTAGGCGAAGATGGCATGCTGTTCGATTTCGGCCGGGTCAAGCCATGGATCAAGTCGCGCCTGGATGCCGATGCCGACCATACGCTGCTGGTGCCGACCCGGGCTCCCGGCCTCAGTATCAGTGAATGCAGCGAGGGAATCTGCGTACGCACCTCGCTGCCCTATACGCTGGAGGTGCGAGCACCGCGCCAGGCCTTCACCATGCTGCCCTGGCAGGAGGTCACGCCCGAACGGCTCGCCGCATCCCTCGCCCGTGAGCTGATGAAACGCCCGCCGCCGCGGGTCAGCGACATACGGCTGCGCCTGCGTGACGAGGTCGTCGACGGCGCCGTCTATACCTACAGCCACGGGCTCAAGCACCACACCGGCAACTGCCAGCGCATCGCCCATGGCCATCGTTCACGCCTGCACATCTGGCAACGCGGCGAACGCTGTCCGGAGCTGGAAGCCCAGTGGGCCGGCCATCTGGACGATCGCTACCTGGTCGACCAGGCCGACATCGTCGACCAGGCCGAACCCGAGATATATCCCAGCCTGACCAGCCGCTACCGCGCCGAGCAGGGCCGCTTTCAACTTCGGTTGCCACGGGAACGCTGCATCGTGCTCGACTCACCGACCACGGTCGAACACATCGCCGCCTGGCTGGCACGACAGATTGCGGAAGAAACCGGAAGGTCAACGCGAGTGCAGGCGTTCGAAGGGATCGACAAGGGTGCGATTGCCGAGGCCCGGCCGTGA
- the queE gene encoding 7-carboxy-7-deazaguanine synthase → MYHVKEAFYSLQGEGAQAGRASVFCRFSGCNLWSGREQDRASAACRFCDTDFVGTDGQHGGRFVDADALAVHLTALWPQQDAAATPYVVFTGGEPLLQLDEALIEAMHSRGFEVAVETNGTLPAPAGIDWLCVSPKADTSLKLTRGDELKLVYPQAEADPERFTELDFRHFFLQPMDTTPLVDGANYLDATVAYCLAHPQWRLSLQTHKITGID, encoded by the coding sequence ATGTATCACGTCAAAGAGGCCTTCTACTCACTGCAGGGCGAGGGGGCGCAAGCCGGACGCGCCAGCGTCTTCTGTCGCTTTTCCGGCTGCAACCTGTGGTCGGGCCGCGAGCAGGACCGGGCAAGCGCCGCCTGTCGCTTCTGCGATACCGATTTCGTCGGTACCGATGGTCAGCATGGCGGACGCTTCGTCGATGCCGACGCGCTCGCCGTCCACCTGACGGCGCTATGGCCGCAGCAGGACGCTGCGGCCACACCCTATGTGGTGTTTACCGGCGGCGAGCCGCTGCTGCAGCTCGACGAGGCGCTGATCGAGGCCATGCATTCACGTGGCTTCGAAGTGGCGGTCGAAACCAACGGCACCCTGCCCGCTCCTGCCGGCATCGACTGGCTCTGCGTCAGCCCCAAGGCCGACACGTCGCTCAAGTTGACCCGCGGCGATGAACTCAAGCTGGTCTACCCCCAAGCGGAGGCTGATCCCGAACGCTTCACCGAGCTCGACTTCCGGCATTTCTTCCTGCAACCCATGGACACCACGCCGCTGGTTGACGGAGCCAACTACCTGGACGCGACCGTGGCGTACTGCCTGGCTCATCCACAATGGCGCCTGTCGCTGCAAACCCACAAGATCACGGGAATCGACTGA